In one Misgurnus anguillicaudatus chromosome 1, ASM2758022v2, whole genome shotgun sequence genomic region, the following are encoded:
- the LOC129432114 gene encoding ladderlectin-like, whose product MAVMRALLLLFLVFSVQSAPRAQHCHHGWKHFGVKCYKFFPQSVNWVTAEKNCHSIGGKLASVRSTAENNFLLSLVSANTHAWIGGHDGEIDGQWLWTDGSQFDFTNWCSREPNNFRGNPENCLEINHTTNRCWNDAPCSTAMGYICAKPL is encoded by the exons ATGGCAGTCATGAGAGCTCTTCTGCTTCTTTTCTTGGTCTTTTCTGTTCAGAGTGCACCAAGAG CTCAACACTGCCATCATGGATGGAAACATTTTGGTGTGAAATGCTACAAATTCTTCCCTCAGTCAGTTAACTGGGTCACAGCTGAG AAAAACTGTCATTCCATTGGTGGAAAACTTGCATCTGTGCGCAGTACAGCAGAAAACAACTTTCTTCTAAGTCTTGTGTCTGCTAACACACATGCTTGGATTGGTGGCCATGATGGTGAAATT GATGGACAATGGCTGTGGACTGATGGATCTCAATTTGACTTTACCAACTGGTGCTCTAGAGAACCGAACAATTTTCGGGGTAACCCTGAGAACTGCCTGGAGATAAACCATACCA CTAACCGTTGCTGGAATGATGCACCCTGTTCAACCGCAATGGGCTACATTTGTGCCAAACCTCTGTGA